A region from the Triticum aestivum cultivar Chinese Spring chromosome 3D, IWGSC CS RefSeq v2.1, whole genome shotgun sequence genome encodes:
- the LOC123077795 gene encoding uncharacterized protein isoform X1, with protein sequence MTPTCRIFVDHDDCGNEITEPELWRDLDTDSNAYEAQIEEAKKKYKSNTSKDIIKGFSSQHEQTALGDSSIHYAQKEPATTEMCKYRNFLPGFEEIDDIIDLTWDNAKTCYYPMRTQNYENDVSSSQKNKKLLNTSLSTFCPNLQSYLTTPFIGKRLFTDEVIEEDDQDGTKDQPIPVIDELQLSPDVQILGERVFNGSCSNMVNTADNLYNSNLTLGSYSSGKENLPPKRLVRPSKYQCSPFDNDLRGPLTPSEKQLHSNIVALGKIEPDRRAVLVDKTSLSLGQLGNSFDTNGHVEAYVFNVFYRLLFRDNHPRQSKKHYFFTTIADYFLQAWTTEEGRISMRRRALISFSGAGTTLPLHESERLFFPSVHHEHWILFIVDIVARKFIFLDSVYDGESPFHMEVKDLMINNFLKTWEESRLRRMGFRNFGIEYPNMPKQIGRDACGIFVLKWMQTFASRNPLQPQFRMKDVADARVRLAVDILFSNPNTDDDAKRLVKYFRQ encoded by the exons ATGACACCTACCTGCAGAATTTTTGTTGACCATGATGATTGTGGGAACGAAATAACAGAGCCAGAACTGTGGCGCGATCTAGACACGGACTCGAATGCATATGAAGCCCAGATAGAG GAAGCTAAGAAAAAATATAAATCGAATACAAGTAAGGACATAATCAAAGGATTCAGCTCACAG CATGAGCAAACAGCACTGGGTGATTCATCCATACATTATGCGCAGAAAGAGCCTGCGACAACAGAAATGTGCAAGTACAGAAACTTTCTTCCTGGGTTCGAAGAAATAGACGACATTATTGACTTG ACATGGGACAATGCAAAAACGTGTTATTACCCAATGAGAACACAGAACTATGAGAATGATGTAAGCTCATCACAAAAGAACAAGAAG TTACTGAACACATCCCTTTCAACATTTTGTCCAAATTTGCAAAGTTACTTGACAACACCATTTATTGGCAAGAGGCTTTTTACAGACGAGGTCATCGAAGAAGATGACCAAGATGGGACCAAAGATCAACCAATCCCTGTCATCGATGAGTTGCAA TTATCTCCGGACGTTCAAATTCTGGGGGAGAGAGTATTCAATGGTTCATGCTCTAACATGGTAAACACAGCAGACAATCTGTACAACAGCAACCTTACATTAGGCAGTTACTCAAGTGGCAAGGAAAATCTGCCTCCCAAAAGGCTTGTACGCCCAAGCAAGTATCAATGCTCACCTTTCGATAACGATCTGAGAGGCCCTCTCACGCCATCTGAGAAGCAGCTACACAGCAACATTGTGGCACTAGGCAAAATTGAACCTGATAGAAGGGCAGTGTTGGTCGATAAAACCAGTCTATCCCTTGGACAACTCGGCAATTCATTCGACACCAACGGACATGTGGAAGCTTATGTTTTCAATGTTTTCTACCGGTTGCTCTTTCGTGATAACCATCCAAGGCAATCAAAGAAGCACTACTTCTTCACTACTATCGCT GATTATTTTCTTCAAGCATGGACTACTGAAGAAGGAAGGATATCAATGAGAAGGAGAGCACTTATAAGTTTTAGTGGAGCAGGAACAACATTGCCTCTACATGAAAGTGAACGT CTGTTTTTTCCATCAGTACATCACGAGCACTGGATATTGTTTATTGTTGATATTGTTGCAAGAAAATTCATTTTCCTAGATTCAGTTTATGATGGCGAGTCACCCTTTCACATGGAGGTAAAAGATTTGATG ATAAACAATTTTCTCAAAACATGGGAAGAGTCGAGACTCAGGAGAATGGGGTTCAGAAACTTTGGTATAGAATACCCAAACATGCCTAAGCAAATTGGAAG AGATGCTTgcgggatttttgtgctcaagtgGATGCAAACTTTTGCTTCGCGGAATCCTCTCCAGCCCCAATTCAGGATGAAGGACGTGGCAGATGCAAGGGTCAGACTTGCTGTTGATATCCTCTTCAGCAATCCTAACACTGATGATGATGCCAAAAGACTTGTCAAGTACTTTCGTCAATAA
- the LOC123077795 gene encoding uncharacterized protein isoform X2, with protein MTPTCRIFVDHDDCGNEITEPELWRDLDTDSNAYEAQIEEAKKKYKSNTSKDIIKGFSSQKEPATTEMCKYRNFLPGFEEIDDIIDLTWDNAKTCYYPMRTQNYENDVSSSQKNKKLLNTSLSTFCPNLQSYLTTPFIGKRLFTDEVIEEDDQDGTKDQPIPVIDELQLSPDVQILGERVFNGSCSNMVNTADNLYNSNLTLGSYSSGKENLPPKRLVRPSKYQCSPFDNDLRGPLTPSEKQLHSNIVALGKIEPDRRAVLVDKTSLSLGQLGNSFDTNGHVEAYVFNVFYRLLFRDNHPRQSKKHYFFTTIADYFLQAWTTEEGRISMRRRALISFSGAGTTLPLHESERLFFPSVHHEHWILFIVDIVARKFIFLDSVYDGESPFHMEVKDLMINNFLKTWEESRLRRMGFRNFGIEYPNMPKQIGRDACGIFVLKWMQTFASRNPLQPQFRMKDVADARVRLAVDILFSNPNTDDDAKRLVKYFRQ; from the exons ATGACACCTACCTGCAGAATTTTTGTTGACCATGATGATTGTGGGAACGAAATAACAGAGCCAGAACTGTGGCGCGATCTAGACACGGACTCGAATGCATATGAAGCCCAGATAGAG GAAGCTAAGAAAAAATATAAATCGAATACAAGTAAGGACATAATCAAAGGATTCAGCTCACAG AAAGAGCCTGCGACAACAGAAATGTGCAAGTACAGAAACTTTCTTCCTGGGTTCGAAGAAATAGACGACATTATTGACTTG ACATGGGACAATGCAAAAACGTGTTATTACCCAATGAGAACACAGAACTATGAGAATGATGTAAGCTCATCACAAAAGAACAAGAAG TTACTGAACACATCCCTTTCAACATTTTGTCCAAATTTGCAAAGTTACTTGACAACACCATTTATTGGCAAGAGGCTTTTTACAGACGAGGTCATCGAAGAAGATGACCAAGATGGGACCAAAGATCAACCAATCCCTGTCATCGATGAGTTGCAA TTATCTCCGGACGTTCAAATTCTGGGGGAGAGAGTATTCAATGGTTCATGCTCTAACATGGTAAACACAGCAGACAATCTGTACAACAGCAACCTTACATTAGGCAGTTACTCAAGTGGCAAGGAAAATCTGCCTCCCAAAAGGCTTGTACGCCCAAGCAAGTATCAATGCTCACCTTTCGATAACGATCTGAGAGGCCCTCTCACGCCATCTGAGAAGCAGCTACACAGCAACATTGTGGCACTAGGCAAAATTGAACCTGATAGAAGGGCAGTGTTGGTCGATAAAACCAGTCTATCCCTTGGACAACTCGGCAATTCATTCGACACCAACGGACATGTGGAAGCTTATGTTTTCAATGTTTTCTACCGGTTGCTCTTTCGTGATAACCATCCAAGGCAATCAAAGAAGCACTACTTCTTCACTACTATCGCT GATTATTTTCTTCAAGCATGGACTACTGAAGAAGGAAGGATATCAATGAGAAGGAGAGCACTTATAAGTTTTAGTGGAGCAGGAACAACATTGCCTCTACATGAAAGTGAACGT CTGTTTTTTCCATCAGTACATCACGAGCACTGGATATTGTTTATTGTTGATATTGTTGCAAGAAAATTCATTTTCCTAGATTCAGTTTATGATGGCGAGTCACCCTTTCACATGGAGGTAAAAGATTTGATG ATAAACAATTTTCTCAAAACATGGGAAGAGTCGAGACTCAGGAGAATGGGGTTCAGAAACTTTGGTATAGAATACCCAAACATGCCTAAGCAAATTGGAAG AGATGCTTgcgggatttttgtgctcaagtgGATGCAAACTTTTGCTTCGCGGAATCCTCTCCAGCCCCAATTCAGGATGAAGGACGTGGCAGATGCAAGGGTCAGACTTGCTGTTGATATCCTCTTCAGCAATCCTAACACTGATGATGATGCCAAAAGACTTGTCAAGTACTTTCGTCAATAA
- the LOC123077796 gene encoding uncharacterized protein isoform X2: MDEQEEQSIVDMTESDASDGMLIDGLRTFLQKRQERKQERSALKEKRKKRTRPEKGKAKGHMNKGRATAYSRWKRQEEENED; encoded by the exons ATGGATGAGCAAGAGGAGCAAAGTATAGTCGATATGACAGAATCAGATGCATCAGACGGCATGCTGATCGATGGCCTGAGAACATTT TTACAGAAAAGACAAGAGAGGAAGCAGGAGAGGAGTGCTTTGAAAGAGAAAAGGAAGAAG AGGACAAGGCCAGAgaaaggaaaagccaaagggcACATGAACAAAGGAAGAGCAACTGCATACAGCAG ATGGAAGAGGCAGGAAGAAGAGAATGAAGACTAG
- the LOC123077796 gene encoding uncharacterized protein isoform X1 codes for MDEQEEQSIVDMTESDASDGMLIDGLRTFLQKRQERKQERSALKEKRKKRTRPEKGKAKGHMNKGRATAYSRFSIGYFAKIVDVVCQSNHRMEVVRNGGFGYLLELEDCYVPRPFARMEEAGRRE; via the exons ATGGATGAGCAAGAGGAGCAAAGTATAGTCGATATGACAGAATCAGATGCATCAGACGGCATGCTGATCGATGGCCTGAGAACATTT TTACAGAAAAGACAAGAGAGGAAGCAGGAGAGGAGTGCTTTGAAAGAGAAAAGGAAGAAG AGGACAAGGCCAGAgaaaggaaaagccaaagggcACATGAACAAAGGAAGAGCAACTGCATACAGCAGGTTTAGCATTGGATATTTCGCGAAGATTGTTGATGTTGTGTGCCAAAGCAATCATAGGATGGAGGTTGTGAGGAACGGCGGTTTTGGATACTTGCTCGAGCTAGAAGATTGCTATGTTCCAAGGCCTTTTGCTCGA ATGGAAGAGGCAGGAAGAAGAGAATGA